Below is a window of Rhodanobacteraceae bacterium DNA.
GCCTGGTGGCGCTGACCGGGGCCGACGGCGCGGTGCGCATGGATGCCCGCGATCCCTACGACAGCGCGGGCGCGGCGCTGGCACTGACGGACCGCGAGAGCGCGGGCCTGCTCGCTGCGCTGGCGCCCGCGCGGCTTGCGCTGCGCGCGGACGCGGCCCACAGCGTGCTCGCGCAGTTGCTCGGCAGCGAGCTGGCCCTCGCGGTTCCGGTGCACGCCGGCGGGCGCAGCGATCACTTGTTGCTGCTGGGATGCGCGGCGGATCACGCGCTCGCCCAGGCCCCGCCGGCGCTGCTGCAGCTGCTGGTCGACTGCCTGTCGGCCTATCTGGTCGGTGCCCTCGACCGCCGCGAGCTGGAGGAGGCGACGCGCAAGGCGCGGGTGGAAATCCATGATCTCGCCGACGTGCAGCGCCTGCTGGTCGGCCTGAGGCTGGCGGATGTGTCCGGCCACGGCGCCGGTGCGGCGATGGAAGCGGTCCAGTTCGATGCCATCCTGCGCACCTATCCCGGCGGCGAGGGCGCGGGTCCGGCCGGTGCGCTGACCTATGCCAACCGGCATTTCTTCTCGCGCAAGGCGCGTCCGCATTTCCTTACCGCGCTCGGCTTCCTGCACACACCGCACCTGGGCGAGGCGCAGCTCTGCAACGCCGGCCACCTGCCGCCGTTGCGCCGCCGCGCGGGGCGCATCGAGCGCCTGGACGAGGGCCGCGACATCCCGATCGGCGTCCTGCGCGAGCACCAGTACGCCAGCCATCGTTACGACGCCAGGCCGGGCGACCTGCTGGTCTGCTACACCGACGGCATCACCGAGGCGCGCGACCGCGATGGCCGCCAGTTCGGGGTCGAGCGCATCGAGGCGATCCTCGAGCGCAACCGGCTGGACTCGCCCGAGGCGATCCTCGCCGAGATCCTCGCCGAGGTGCACGCTCACCAGGGCGGCGAGATCGGCAGCGACGACCAGACCCTGGTGTTGCTGCGGCTTGGTGGAATCGCCTGACCCCGGCAGCGAAGGCAGCCATGCCTGCGCGTCGACGCCCCGCCGTCCGCCATCGCGCTCAGGCCGACAGCAGC
It encodes the following:
- a CDS encoding serine/threonine-protein phosphatase, with amino-acid sequence MIRLPDSAQLQQLSAFDGDSAAAWRLQSALFAEIYGALASGLVLRPSKGAPRLVALTGADGAVRMDARDPYDSAGAALALTDRESAGLLAALAPARLALRADAAHSVLAQLLGSELALAVPVHAGGRSDHLLLLGCAADHALAQAPPALLQLLVDCLSAYLVGALDRRELEEATRKARVEIHDLADVQRLLVGLRLADVSGHGAGAAMEAVQFDAILRTYPGGEGAGPAGALTYANRHFFSRKARPHFLTALGFLHTPHLGEAQLCNAGHLPPLRRRAGRIERLDEGRDIPIGVLREHQYASHRYDARPGDLLVCYTDGITEARDRDGRQFGVERIEAILERNRLDSPEAILAEILAEVHAHQGGEIGSDDQTLVLLRLGGIA